Proteins from a single region of Cydia splendana chromosome 9, ilCydSple1.2, whole genome shotgun sequence:
- the LOC134793762 gene encoding phosphoribosylformylglycinamidine synthase, which translates to MSIIRFFSCEAFSVHKTKEILQKLRVIDLDVVELSTELCYHVELAEGCEYLNINQIKILQWLLSSPLQPNALRNNTVYTNVKDNQVVIEIGPRFNFSTADSSNSVQICESVGLHDVVRLEVSTRHLITFNKTKNVSKKHFEDLASVLHDRMTQCIYTSENLPRHSFNEGLPKDLEPWFVVPLQKEGRPAMERVNQKLGLAFDSWDMDFYTDLFVNKLKRDPTSVELFDLAQSNSEHSRHWFFKGKIILDGKEINESLIDMVASTQATSNDNNVIKFGDNSSAIKGFKHTKLKPTNVRAPSQVIQEVTESDIIFTAETHNMPTAVAPFSGATTGTGGRIRDVQGVGRGGHTVAGTAGYSVGNLNVPGYELPWEEKNWEYPSNFASPLQIIIEASNGASDYGNKFGEPVITGFVQSYGLKNGDNVREEFVKPIMFSGGIGYMPHSMIKKNKPDKGMLLVKIGGPVYRIGVGGGAASSVAVQGGDKRDHALDFGAVQRGDAEMGNRLNRVVRGCLEADVNPVESIHDQGAGGNGNVLKELVEPSGAVVFTAEFQLGDPTITTLELWGAEYQENDALLCSKENRTVLEEICQRERCPVSFVGEVTGDGYMSLVEGPFSDQYLSRNERLKPEIKAKLPYDLHLEAVLGNMPRKTFDLRQDKRSKLPLSLPKDVTVKSALDRVLRLVNVASKRYLTNKVDRCVTGLVAQQQCVGPLHTPLADCAVIALSYNELVGSATSIGTQNIKGLLDPAAGARMSLGEALTNLVFAGISSLEDVKCSGNWMWSGKTGGAGAALVVACDAVCGAMRRLGVAVDGGKDSLSMCAQVAGDTVRSPGTLVVSTYAPCPDITVKIEPALTVENSVLVHVPVSAGKYRLGGSALAQCYKQLGDNPPDLDQPAVLKSLFKITQKLLKEKKLLSGHDISEGGFITTVLEMGIGGLRGLHVDLQAPVSAIEALFNEELGIVVEVAPENLQYVLAEYNNSGVKAQKIGVTGKYGMRSEVSVKVNGETVLKTQLIDVYRMWEETSYQLECLQANSACVKQEWEGLEQRKGVTYNVTYDPTAAVIKSKSVRVAVLREEGTNGDREMIASLLMANFEVFDVTMSDLQNGKITLDAFKGLVFPGGFSYADTLGSAKGWAAGILFSNSLSSQFAHFKGRSDTFSLGVCNGCQLMALLGWIDPETKVQNKTQVFLDHNKSERFECRWSAVKINAGHDNDVWFRGMAGSTLGVWVAHGEGRFTATDAALAKMQAQRQIAMQYVDDDGVPTETYPMNPNGSPMGIAGVRSADGRHVAMMPHPERCVLRWQCAAPPGPASPAAAAHPRSRASPWLRLFQNAYTWAEKH; encoded by the exons ATGAGTATAATAAGATTTTTTTCGTGCGAAGCGTTTAGTGTCCACAAGACAAAGGAAATACTTCAGAAGTTAAGAGTCATTGACCTCGATGTGGTGGAGTTATCTACTGAGCTGTGTTACCATGTGGAGTTGGCCGAGGGCTGTGAATACCTGAACATAAATCAGATAAAGATTCTGCAGTGGCTTTTGAGTTCCCCACTCCAGCCTAATGCTTTGAGGAATAATACAGTCTACACTAATGTGAAAGATAACCAGGTTGTTATTGAAATTGGGCCAAG attcaATTTCTCAACGGCCGACTCGAGTAACTCAGTCCAAATTTGCGAAAGCGTCGGTCTACACGACGTGGTTCGCCTCGAAGTATCAACCAGACACCTCATCACCTTCAACAAGACTAAGAATGTCTCGAAGAAGCACTTTGAGGACTTGGCCTCAGTTTTGCATGATAGGATGACGCAATGTATATACACGTCGGAAAATCTCCCGAGGCACAGTTTCAATGAAGGGCTGCCAAAGGATCTGGAACCATGGTTTGTGGTGCCTCTTCAGAAGGAGGGACGACCTGCTATGGAACGTGTCAATCAAAAACTAG gtCTGGCGTTCGATTCCTGGGACATGGATTTTTACACGGACctgtttgtaaacaaactgaAGCGTGACCCAACCAGTGTGGAGTTGTTCGATCTAGCCCAGAGCAACAGCGAACACTCTCGTCATTGGTTCTTTAAG GGCAAAATCATACTGGACGGCAAAGAGATCAACGAATCATTAATTGACATGGTTGCTTCCACTCAAGCGACGTCGAACGATAACAACGTCATTAAGTTCGGTGATAACAGCAG TGCCATCAAAGGATTCAAACACACAAAACTAAAACCAACCAACGTCCGAGCGCCTTCCCAAGTCATCCAGGAGGTTACCGAATCCGACATCATCTTCACAGCGGAGACCCACAATATGCCCACCGCGGTGGCTCCGTTCAGTGGGGCCACTACTGGGACTGGTGGGCGTATTAGAGATGTCCAGGGGGTAGGGAGAGGGGGTCACACTGTTGCTGGGACTGCTGGATATAGCGTTGGAAACTTGAATGTACCCG GCTACGAACTACCATGGGAGGAGAAGAACTGGGAATACCCGAGCAACTTCGCTAGTCCGCTGCAGATCATCATCGAGGCGAGCAACGGCGCTTCTGACTACGGCAACAAGTTCGGGGAGCCGGTTATTACTG GATTCGTTCAGTCATACGGCCTAAAGAACGGCGACAACGTACGCGAGGAGTTCGTAAAGCCGATCATGTTCAGCGGCGGCATTGGATACATGCCACATTCCATGATCAAAAAGAATAAGCCAGATAAAG GCATGCTTCTAGTGAAGATCGGAGGGCCGGTGTACCGCATCGGCgtgggcggcggcgcggcctCCTCCGTCGCGGTGCAGGGCGGGGACAAGCGCGACCACGCGCTGGACTTTGGAGCCGTGCAGAGAG GTGATGCTGAAATGGGTAATCGTCTCAATCGAGTTGTAAGAGGATGCCTCGAGGCTGACGTCAACCCAGTCGAGT CAATCCATGACCAAGGTGCCGGCGGCAACGGCAACGTCCTAAAAGAGCTGGTGGAGCCCTCGGGCGCCGTGGTGTTCACCGCGGAGTTCCAGCTGGGAGACCCCACCATCACCACCCTGGAGCTGTGGGGCGCGGAATACCAGGAGAACGATGCGCTGCTGTGCTCTAAGGAGAACAGAACTGTTCTAGAAG AAATCTGCCAGCGCGAGCGCTGCCCCGTTTCCTTCGTGGGCGAAGTGACCGGCGACGGCTATATGAGTCTCGTGGAGGGGCCGTTCAGCGACCAATACCTCAGCAGAAACGAGAGACTGAAACCTGAGATCAAAGCTAAACTGCCGTACGATCTCCACTTGGAGGCTGTCTTAG GAAATATGCCAAGAAAGACATTCGACTTGAGACAGGACAAGAGATCCAAACTGCCACTCTCACTGCCAAAGGACGTTACCGTCAAAAGTGCTTTGGACAGAGTTTTGAGACTCGTCAATGTTGCTAGCAAGAGATACCTAACTAATAAG GTGGACCGCTGCGTGACGGGTCTAGTAGCCCAGCAACAGTGCGTGGGCCCACTCCACACGCCGCTAGCTGACTGCGCGGTCATCGCCCTGTCTTACAATGAGCTTGTCGGCTCCGCTACCTCCATCGGAACACAGAACATCAAGGGCCTGCTCGACCCCGCTGCAGGAGCGAGGATGTCGCTTGGAGAGGCTCTTACTAACTTG GTGTTCGCCGGCATCTCATCTCTCGAAGACGTGAAGTGCTCGGGCAACTGGATGTGGTCGGGCAAGACTGGAGGCGCAGGCGCGGCGCTGGTCGTAGCGTGTGACGCCGTGTGCGGCGCCATGCGGCGGCTGGGCGTGGCCGTGGACGGCGGCAAGGACTCGCTGTCCATGTGCGCGCAAGTTGCTGGCGACACAG TTCGTTCACCTGGAACCCTGGTAGTGTCGACGTACGCACCGTGCCCCGACATCACCGTCAAGATAGAACCGGCTCTCACAGTCGAGAATTCTGTGCTCGTACATGTACCCGTGTCTGCTGGGAAATacag ATTGGGAGGTTCTGCCTTGGCGCAGTGCTACAAGCAACTCGGCGACAACCCGCCTGATCTCGACCAACCGGCGGTTCTTAAATCACTGTTCAAGATCACGCAGAAACTGTTGAAAG AAAAGAAACTTCTATCCGGCCACGACATCAGCGAGGGAGGTTTCATCACCACCGTCCTAGAGATGGGCATTGGTGGTCTCAGAGGTCTCCACGTAGACCTGCAAGCTCCCGTGTCGGCCATCGAAGCGCTCTTTAACGAGGAGTTGGGCATCGTAGTAGAAGTTGCGCCTGAGAATCTGCAATACGTGCTCGCCGAGTATAATAACAGTGGAGTGAAAGCGCAGAAGATTGGTGTTACTGGGAAATATGGCATGCGTTCTGAG gtATCCGTGAAAGTGAATGGCGAAACAGTGTTGAAGACTCAGCTGATAGACGTGTACAGAATGTGGGAAGAGACGAGCTACCAGCTGGAGTGCCTGCAGGCCAACTCCGCGTGCGTCAAACAGGAATGGGAAG GTCTCGAGCAACGCAAGGGAGTAACGTACAATGTGACCTACGATCCTACAGCCGCTGTGATCAAGTCCAAATCCGTCAGGGTTGCAGTTCTTCGTGAAGAAG GAACGAACGGCGACCGTGAAATGATCGCTTCACTGTTGATGGCCAACTTCGAAGTCTTCGATGTGACCATGAGCGACTTGCAGAACGGCAAGATCACGCTTGACGCTTTCAAGGGGCTTGTGTTCCCCGGTGGATTCAGTTATGCAG ACACCCTAGGCTCAGCTAAAGGTTGGGCGGCCGGCATCCTCTTCTCCAACTCGCTGAGCTCTCAGTTCGCTCACTTCAAGGGCCGAAGCGACACGTTCTCGCTGGGCGTGTGCAATGGTTGCCAACTCATGGCTCTGCTCGGCTGGATCGACCCTGAGACCAAAGTGCAGAACAAGACACAAGTGTTCTTGGACCATAATAAGTCGGAGAG ATTTGAATGCCGCTGGAGCGCAGTAAAGATCAACGCCGGGCACGACAACGACGTGTGGTTCCGCGGCATGGCCGGCAGCACGCTCGGCGTGTGGGTCGCGCACGGCGAGGGCCGCTTCACCGCCACCGACGCCGCACTGGCCAAGATGCAGGCGCAGCGACAGATCGCGATGCAATACGTCGACGATGACGGGGTTCCTACTGAAACTTACCCGATGAATCCTAACGGCAGTCCGA TGGGCATCGCCGGCGTGCGCTCCGCCGACGGGCGGCACGTGGCCATGATGCCGCACCCGGAGCGCTGCGTGCTGCGCTGGcagtgcgccgcgccgcccggcCCCGCctcccccgccgccgccgcacacCCCCGCAGCCGAGCCTCGCCCTGGCTGAGACTCTTCCAGAACGCATACACGTGGGCTGAGAAACATTAA